A portion of the Haliaeetus albicilla chromosome 29, bHalAlb1.1, whole genome shotgun sequence genome contains these proteins:
- the LOC104314671 gene encoding E3 ubiquitin-protein ligase TRIM39-like codes for MAADSPAESFRDEASCSICLGFFQDPVSIHCGHNFCRACITRCWEEAEENFACPQCKETAPQRNLRPNRELAKIIEIAKRLSLQAAKGGAGGERLCEKHREALKLFCEEDQTPICLVCRESQAHRVHAVVPIEEAAEEHKEKFQAHVQILKDKREKLLGLKMAEEGKSLHFLEQVEMERQKVVSEVKELHQFVEGQERLLLDRLAKLDQEIMRRQEENINRLLEEISSIGKQIHELEEKCQQPACEFLQDSRNILSRFEMDGAQKPAETSPELGEKPTGLPQKNAALKEMLMKFQVSLTLDPETAHPRLVLSEDRKRVRWEDTRQPVPDNPKRFDSSRCVLGCQGFSAGRHYWEVEVGDGEAWAVGVAKESVRRKGRISVNPKVGIWAVGQCGSQYQALTSPTIPISLLAAPKVIGIYLDYEAGRVAFFDSSNEAPIFTYPPTSFAGEQILPLLCLGRGCQFTLFP; via the exons ATGGCTGCAGACAGCCCTGCTGAAAGTTTCCGCGACGAAGCCTCCTGCTCCATCTGCCTGGGCTTCTTCCAAGACCCCGTCTCCATCCATTGCGGGCACAACTTCTGCCGGGCGTGCATCACTCGTTGCTGGGAGGAAGCCGAGGAGAATTTCGCCTGCCCTCAGTGCAAAGAGACAGCCCCGCAGAGAAACCTGAGACCCAACCGGGAGCTGGCAAAAATAATCGAGATAGCCAAGCGGCTGAGCTTGCAGGCAGCCaaaggaggggcagggggggagagGCTGTGCGAGAAGCACCGGGAAGCTCTGAAACTCTTCTGCGAGGAGGATCAGACCCCCATCTGCCTGGTTTGCAGAGAGTCCCAGGCTCACCGGGTCCACGCTGTGGTGCCCATCGAGGAGGCTGCGGAGGAGCACAAG GAGAAATTCCAGGCTCACGTGCAGATCCTGAAGGACAAGAGAGAAAAGCTGCTGGGGCTGAAAATGGCCGAGGAAGGGAAAAGCCTGCACTTCCTT GAACAAGTGGAAATGGAGAGGCAGAAGGTTGTGTCTGAAGTCAAGGAGCTGCACCAGTTTGTGGAGGGACAGGAACGTCTCCTCTTGGACCGGCTGGCAAAGCTGGACCAGGAGATCATGAGGAGACAGGAGGAGAACATCAACAGGCTCTTGGAGGAGATCTCCTCCATTGGCAAGCAGATCCATGAACTGGAGGAGAAGTGTCAGCAGCCAGCGTGTGAGTTCCTTCAG GACAGCAGAAACATCTTGAGCAG gTTTGAGATGGATGGTGCCCAGAAGCCAGCAGAGACATCACCTGAGCTGGGAGAGAAACCCACTGGTCTTCCTCAGAAAAATGCTGCCCTCAAAGAGATGCTGATGAAATTTCAAG TAAGTTTGACACTGGATCCAGAGACAGCGCATCCCCGGCTCGTCCTGTCTGAGGATCGCAAGCGGGTGAGATGGGAAGACACCCGCCAGCCTGTCCCCGACAATCCCAAGCGCTTTGACTCATCTCGCTGTGTCTTGGGCTGCCAGGGTTTCAGTGCGGGGAGGCATTACTGGGAGGTGGAGGTGGGCGATGGGGAAGCCTGGGCTGTTGGAGTGGCCAAGGAGTCGGTGAGGAGGAAGGGACGGATCAGCGTCAACCCCAAGGTGGGGATCTGGGCGGTGGGGCAGTGTGGGAGCCAGTACCAGGCTCTCACTTCTCCTAccatccccatctccctgcTTGCTGCCCCCAAGGTGATTGGGATTTACCTGGACTACGAGGCAGGGCGAGTGGCATTTTTTGACTCCAGTAACGAGGCACCGATCTTCACCTACCCCCCAACATCCTTTGCAGGGGAGCAAATCctccccctgctctgcctggggagggggtgccAGTTCACGCTCTTTCCCTGA